In the Gammaproteobacteria bacterium genome, one interval contains:
- the fliN gene encoding flagellar motor switch protein FliN, which produces MSEQDKKTDDEDLAAEWESALDEQGTNGAGKSKSEDLDRAAHAGFSDLQEPAKPGQAASEINLESVLDIPVTLSMEIGRTRLSIRNLLQLNQGSVVELDRLAGEPMDVMVNGTLIAHGEVVVVNDKFGVRLTDVMSAQERIKKLR; this is translated from the coding sequence ATGAGCGAGCAGGACAAGAAAACCGACGACGAGGATCTGGCGGCCGAATGGGAGAGCGCCCTGGATGAGCAGGGCACCAATGGGGCCGGCAAGAGCAAGTCGGAGGATCTGGACCGGGCGGCGCATGCGGGATTCTCCGATCTGCAAGAGCCGGCCAAGCCCGGCCAGGCGGCGAGCGAGATCAACCTGGAGTCGGTGCTCGACATTCCGGTGACTCTGTCCATGGAGATCGGGCGCACCCGCTTGAGCATCCGCAATCTGCTGCAACTCAATCAGGGCTCGGTGGTGGAACTGGATCGCCTCGCGGGCGAGCCCATGGACGTGATGGTGAACGGTACCCTCATCGCCCATGGCGAGGTGGTGGTGGTGAACGACAAGTTCGGCGTACGGCTCACGGATGTCATGAGCGCCCAGGAACGGATCAAGAAACTGCGCTAG
- the fliO gene encoding flagellar biosynthetic protein FliO, whose product MGIHHLTSSRIMACGLSASWPLLAGAAEVPQAGAGLPGHMVQTVMGLAAIVLLIFGLAWLLRQVFRLQPTMNGRMRVLGGLSLGPRERIVLIKVGDTQLVVGTTPGRIQTLHVLDKPLPEDEAPSAPGRGPFAHQLAEALGRRKTREKGGV is encoded by the coding sequence ATGGGAATCCATCACCTGACATCATCCCGGATCATGGCCTGCGGCCTGTCCGCGTCCTGGCCGCTGCTGGCGGGCGCCGCCGAGGTCCCCCAGGCCGGGGCGGGCTTGCCCGGCCACATGGTGCAAACGGTGATGGGTCTCGCGGCCATCGTGCTGCTGATCTTCGGCCTGGCCTGGCTGTTGCGCCAGGTGTTCCGGCTGCAACCCACCATGAACGGCCGCATGAGGGTCCTCGGGGGGCTCTCCCTCGGGCCGCGGGAACGCATCGTGTTAATCAAGGTGGGAGACACCCAGCTGGTAGTGGGCACGACGCCCGGCCGCATCCAGACCCTGCACGTGCTCGACAAACCCCTGCCCGAGGACGAGGCGCCGTCCGCCCCCGGTCGGGGACCCTTTGCGCACCAACTGGCCGAGGCCCTCGGGCGCCGCAAGACACGGGAGAAGGGTGGTGTATAG
- the fliP gene encoding flagellar type III secretion system pore protein FliP (The bacterial flagellar biogenesis protein FliP forms a type III secretion system (T3SS)-type pore required for flagellar assembly.), with amino-acid sequence MYSRLLVAGVLLALPVVAAAQPGLPALAVTSSGDGGQTYSISIQILLLMTVLTLLPAAVIMMTSFTRIVVVLAILRQALGTAQTPSSQVLVGLALFLTLFIMMPVFEAIHDDAFQPYMAEEIGFQEAAQRAAGPLRRFMLAQTRETDLKLFADIAGHEPLLDRDDVPFSLLMPAFVTSELKTAFQIGFLMFLPFLVIDLVVASVLMSMGMVMLSPLIISFPFKIMLFVLVDGWALVMGTLATSFYV; translated from the coding sequence GTGTATAGCAGGCTGCTGGTGGCGGGGGTATTGCTGGCCCTACCGGTGGTGGCCGCGGCCCAGCCCGGGCTGCCCGCTCTCGCGGTGACCAGCAGCGGCGACGGCGGGCAGACCTACTCCATCAGCATCCAGATCCTGCTCTTGATGACGGTGCTGACCCTGTTGCCGGCCGCCGTCATCATGATGACGTCGTTCACCCGCATCGTCGTGGTGCTGGCCATCCTGCGCCAGGCCCTGGGTACCGCCCAGACCCCGTCCAGTCAGGTGCTGGTGGGGCTGGCCCTGTTCCTCACCCTGTTCATCATGATGCCGGTGTTCGAGGCCATCCACGACGACGCCTTCCAGCCCTACATGGCCGAGGAGATCGGGTTCCAGGAGGCAGCTCAGCGGGCCGCCGGCCCCCTGCGCCGGTTCATGCTGGCCCAGACCCGGGAGACGGATCTGAAACTGTTCGCCGACATCGCGGGCCATGAGCCACTGTTGGACCGGGACGACGTGCCTTTCTCCCTGCTCATGCCGGCTTTCGTCACCAGCGAACTCAAGACCGCGTTCCAGATCGGTTTTCTGATGTTCCTGCCGTTCCTGGTCATCGATCTGGTGGTGGCCAGTGTCCTCATGTCCATGGGCATGGTGATGCTGTCGCCCCTCATCATCTCGTTTCCGTTCAAGATCATGCTTTTCGTGCTGGTGGACGGCTGGGCCCTGGTGATGGGGACCCTGGCAACCAGTTTCTACGTATGA
- a CDS encoding flagellar biosynthetic protein FliQ — protein sequence MTPELVMEAGQQTLLVTSVLILIVLVPSLMVGLLISMFQAATQINEQTLSFLPKLLIALAVMATAGPWMLDYVMDFTLRQYHSIPYVIG from the coding sequence ATGACCCCGGAACTGGTAATGGAGGCGGGCCAGCAGACCCTGTTGGTGACCTCGGTGCTCATCCTCATCGTACTGGTGCCCTCGTTGATGGTAGGGCTGCTGATCAGCATGTTTCAGGCCGCCACCCAGATCAACGAACAGACCCTGAGCTTTCTTCCCAAGCTGCTGATAGCGCTGGCGGTAATGGCGACGGCGGGCCCGTGGATGCTGGACTATGTCATGGATTTCACCCTGCGCCAGTACCACAGCATACCCTACGTGATCGGTTGA
- the fliR gene encoding flagellar biosynthetic protein FliR — protein sequence MPMQFSLAELTPLIMGFMWPLVRISAMFAVMPVISAVHVPPRVRAGLALVLTLLVAPLLPPPPDVSAVSAAGLVITFHQVVVGLAMGFAIRLIFVVFELVGQVIAQHMALHFASLVDPNSGVQMPMLGQFYIILATLVFLAINGHLVAIEILVESFRVLPVGQQGLGADGLWALVAQMGWVFTSAVMFALPAIAALLVVNLSFGVMTRAAPQLNIFSVGFPITLMMGLGVVFFTLPLFVRQMEPLIESALEFLDALIGAG from the coding sequence ATGCCGATGCAGTTCTCCCTCGCGGAGCTGACGCCCCTCATCATGGGTTTCATGTGGCCCCTGGTGAGGATCAGCGCCATGTTCGCCGTGATGCCGGTGATCAGCGCCGTTCATGTGCCCCCACGGGTGCGGGCGGGGCTCGCCCTGGTGCTGACCCTGCTGGTGGCGCCGCTGCTGCCGCCCCCTCCGGACGTGTCGGCCGTTTCCGCGGCGGGGCTGGTGATCACCTTTCATCAGGTGGTGGTGGGGCTCGCCATGGGTTTCGCCATCCGCCTCATATTCGTGGTGTTCGAGCTGGTGGGGCAGGTCATCGCCCAGCACATGGCACTCCACTTCGCCTCCCTGGTGGACCCCAACAGCGGGGTGCAGATGCCCATGCTGGGGCAGTTCTACATCATCCTGGCCACCCTGGTGTTCCTGGCCATCAACGGCCACCTGGTGGCCATCGAGATCCTGGTGGAGAGTTTCCGGGTGTTGCCGGTGGGGCAGCAGGGGCTGGGGGCCGACGGCCTGTGGGCCCTGGTGGCCCAGATGGGCTGGGTGTTCACTTCGGCGGTGATGTTCGCCCTGCCGGCCATCGCCGCGCTCCTGGTGGTGAATCTGTCCTTCGGCGTCATGACCCGGGCCGCCCCCCAGCTCAATATCTTCTCCGTGGGCTTTCCCATCACCCTGATGATGGGCCTGGGTGTCGTTTTCTTTACTTTGCCGCTCTTCGTGAGACAGATGGAACCCTTGATTGAGAGCGCCCTCGAGTTCCTCGATGCCCTGATTGGAGCCGGTTGA
- the flhB gene encoding flagellar biosynthesis protein FlhB has protein sequence MAEQEDSQEKTEEPTPRQLLKAREKGQVARSKELDTTGVLMAGAAMLFLAGGGIVEGLADVMSGGLALERADTRDVSRLGVYLGASVRVAIEVMAPLMLAVLVAALLLPSMLGGIAFSLDPLSWKWSKMDPAKGLARMFGPKGLMELVKALAKFVVVLVVAVALLWSEVWEFMALGQLDDKAAMADAVGLIGWNLLVLSAAMIIIAAVDVPFQIWNHNRELRMTKQQVKDENKDTEGKPEIKQKIRQLQLEAATRRMMGEVPKADVIVTNPTHYAVALRYDAERMAAPRLVAKGQDLMAMRIREVAVEHGIPLVSAPSLARAIYHTTELEQEIPARLYKAVAQVLAYVFQLRRYRKQGGPPPAPLNPADLPLPDDNSGGRGGARGRRD, from the coding sequence ATGGCGGAACAGGAGGACTCACAGGAAAAGACCGAAGAACCCACGCCGCGGCAATTATTAAAGGCCCGCGAGAAGGGCCAGGTGGCGCGCTCGAAGGAACTGGACACCACCGGTGTGCTGATGGCGGGGGCGGCCATGCTGTTCCTCGCCGGCGGCGGTATTGTGGAGGGGCTCGCCGATGTCATGAGTGGTGGGCTCGCCCTGGAGCGCGCCGATACCCGGGACGTGAGTCGCCTCGGCGTCTATCTGGGGGCCAGCGTGAGGGTTGCCATCGAAGTCATGGCACCCCTGATGCTGGCCGTCCTGGTGGCGGCCCTGTTGTTACCGTCCATGTTGGGCGGCATCGCCTTTTCCCTGGATCCCTTGAGCTGGAAGTGGTCGAAGATGGATCCGGCCAAGGGGCTGGCTCGCATGTTTGGCCCCAAGGGCCTCATGGAACTGGTCAAGGCCCTCGCGAAGTTCGTGGTGGTGCTGGTGGTGGCCGTCGCCCTCCTGTGGTCTGAGGTGTGGGAATTCATGGCTCTCGGCCAACTGGATGACAAAGCGGCCATGGCCGACGCGGTCGGGCTCATCGGCTGGAATCTGCTGGTGCTCAGCGCCGCCATGATCATCATCGCGGCGGTGGACGTGCCGTTCCAGATCTGGAACCACAATCGTGAACTACGCATGACCAAACAGCAGGTGAAGGACGAGAACAAGGACACGGAAGGCAAGCCCGAGATCAAGCAGAAGATCCGCCAGTTGCAGTTGGAGGCGGCCACGCGGCGCATGATGGGCGAGGTGCCCAAGGCGGACGTCATCGTCACCAATCCCACCCATTATGCAGTGGCCCTGCGCTACGACGCCGAACGTATGGCCGCCCCCCGCCTGGTAGCCAAGGGTCAGGACCTCATGGCCATGAGGATACGGGAGGTGGCCGTGGAGCACGGCATCCCGCTGGTGAGCGCGCCTTCCCTGGCCCGTGCCATCTACCACACCACGGAGCTAGAGCAGGAGATCCCGGCGCGTTTGTACAAGGCGGTGGCCCAGGTGCTGGCCTACGTCTTCCAGTTGCGCCGTTATCGAAAACAGGGCGGACCGCCGCCGGCGCCGTTGAATCCTGCGGACCTGCCGCTGCCGGATGATAACAGTGGCGGTCGCGGCGGCGCCCGCGGAAGAAGAGACTGA
- the flhA gene encoding flagellar biosynthesis protein FlhA, whose protein sequence is MNPEQWLGQLRHLLGNGLGTPILIVVMLSMMVVPLAPVMLDALFTFNISLALLVLLAAVYNRRPLDFSSFPTLLLVATLLRLSLNVASTRIVLLDGHTGPGAAGTVIESFGGFVIGGNYAVGFVVFIILIIINFMVVTKGAGRVSEVSARFTLDAMPGKQMAIDADLNAGILDQEEARLRRAEVAQEADFYGSMDGASKFVRGDAIAGILILIINLIGGVVIGTMRHDLSIGEAFQVYGLLTIGDGLAAQIPSLLLASSAAIMVTRVSTTHDVSHQIIENLFQNPRGLAVTATVLGAMGVVPGMPNVAFLSLAILAGYGAWRITERNKAAEQAEAVPPAAVEEPSSRDLGWEDVGAVDPLGLEIGYRLIPLVDKKQGGELMGRIKGVRKKLSQDLGFLIPPVHIRDNLDLAPNAYRITLMGVTVGQAEVLPDREMAINPGQVFGSLEGQKTTDPVFGLEAVWITGEQRDQAQTYGYTVVDAATVIATHINQILLDQSQELLGYDETQQLLDRLAKAAPKLVEDLVPKTLPLGVVVKVLKNLLAENIPIRDIRTIAETLAAVGAKSQDPGELTATVRQALGRMIVSEISGISDELDVITINPSLEQLLQQAVQNANQNGVGLEPGLTENLQQAIGQVVSQQEAQGRTPVLLVAQALRPLLAGFARQIAPALKVLSYNEVPDDRRVKIVATIGGEAALTA, encoded by the coding sequence ATGAATCCGGAACAGTGGTTGGGCCAACTGCGTCATCTGCTCGGCAACGGGCTGGGTACGCCGATCCTCATCGTGGTCATGCTGTCCATGATGGTGGTGCCCCTGGCTCCCGTGATGCTGGATGCCTTGTTCACCTTCAACATCTCCCTGGCCCTGCTGGTGCTGCTGGCGGCGGTATACAACAGACGTCCCCTGGACTTCTCCTCCTTTCCCACCCTGCTGCTGGTAGCCACCCTGTTGCGGTTGTCCCTCAACGTGGCCTCCACCCGCATCGTCCTCCTCGACGGTCACACCGGCCCCGGCGCGGCGGGCACGGTCATCGAGTCCTTCGGCGGCTTCGTCATCGGCGGCAACTACGCCGTGGGCTTCGTCGTGTTCATCATCCTCATCATCATCAACTTCATGGTCGTGACCAAGGGCGCGGGGCGCGTCTCTGAGGTGAGCGCCCGTTTCACCCTGGATGCCATGCCGGGCAAGCAGATGGCCATCGACGCCGATCTCAATGCCGGCATCCTCGACCAGGAGGAGGCGCGATTACGGCGCGCCGAGGTGGCCCAGGAGGCCGATTTCTACGGTTCCATGGATGGCGCCAGCAAATTCGTCCGCGGCGACGCCATCGCGGGTATCCTGATCCTCATCATCAATCTGATCGGCGGCGTGGTCATCGGCACCATGCGCCATGACCTGTCCATTGGCGAGGCCTTCCAGGTCTATGGCCTGCTGACCATCGGCGATGGCCTGGCGGCCCAGATCCCGTCCCTGTTGTTGGCCTCGTCGGCGGCCATCATGGTTACCCGGGTCTCTACCACCCACGACGTCAGCCACCAGATCATCGAAAACCTGTTCCAGAATCCGCGGGGGCTGGCGGTCACGGCCACGGTCCTGGGGGCCATGGGCGTGGTGCCGGGCATGCCCAACGTGGCCTTCCTCAGTCTCGCCATACTCGCCGGCTACGGGGCCTGGCGTATCACCGAGCGCAACAAGGCGGCCGAACAGGCCGAGGCGGTACCGCCGGCCGCGGTGGAGGAACCCTCATCCCGGGACCTGGGCTGGGAAGACGTGGGGGCGGTGGACCCCTTGGGACTGGAGATCGGTTACCGGCTGATCCCCCTGGTGGACAAGAAGCAGGGCGGCGAATTGATGGGGCGCATCAAGGGGGTGCGCAAGAAGCTCTCGCAGGACCTCGGCTTTCTCATCCCGCCGGTGCATATCCGCGATAATCTCGACCTGGCGCCCAACGCCTACCGTATCACCCTGATGGGTGTCACCGTGGGCCAGGCCGAAGTACTGCCCGACCGCGAGATGGCCATCAATCCGGGCCAGGTGTTCGGCAGCCTGGAAGGGCAGAAGACGACGGATCCGGTGTTCGGCCTGGAGGCGGTGTGGATCACCGGGGAACAGCGGGACCAGGCCCAGACCTACGGCTATACGGTTGTGGATGCCGCCACGGTCATCGCCACCCACATCAACCAGATCCTGCTCGACCAGTCCCAGGAACTGCTGGGCTATGACGAGACCCAGCAACTGCTGGATCGACTGGCCAAAGCGGCGCCCAAGCTGGTGGAGGACCTGGTGCCCAAGACCCTGCCCCTGGGGGTGGTGGTGAAGGTGCTGAAGAACCTCCTGGCGGAGAACATCCCCATCCGCGATATCCGCACCATCGCCGAGACTCTGGCGGCCGTGGGAGCGAAGAGTCAGGATCCGGGCGAACTCACCGCCACTGTACGGCAAGCGCTCGGCAGGATGATAGTGAGTGAGATCAGTGGCATAAGCGATGAACTTGATGTCATTACTATAAATCCATCCTTGGAACAATTGTTGCAACAAGCAGTGCAGAACGCCAATCAGAACGGCGTGGGCCTGGAGCCGGGGCTGACGGAGAACCTCCAGCAGGCCATCGGCCAGGTGGTGAGCCAGCAGGAGGCCCAGGGCCGCACCCCGGTGCTGCTGGTGGCCCAGGCCCTGCGACCGCTGCTGGCGGGTTTTGCGCGCCAGATCGCGCCGGCCCTGAAGGTGCTGTCCTACAACGAGGTGCCGGATGATCGGCGGGTGAAGATCGTCGCCACCATCGGCGGTGAAGCGGCACTGACGGCCTGA
- the flhF gene encoding flagellar biosynthesis protein FlhF, with translation MKIRRYFAEDMRQAIRKVREAQGPDAVILSNRKVDGGIEVVAAVDYDEALLWHEDKAPRAEDAAESPSLEQAPARQESAGRETAAAAVEWSQDPSISALREEVHSIRDMLQNQLAALAWGDLGRRRPSRAALLRRLLQMDLSPELARRVAVETGEEDGDASRQWKRALALIAQRIRTSGDSLVDRGGVAALIGPTGVGKTTTVAKLAARYALANGPDQVGLITMDTHRVGAAEQLRSYGRLMGIPVRVARNREELETAINDLYERRLVLIDTAGMGQRDARVRDQLAAHFEGLGMVQTLMVLAASSQLAALRESVKAFGVAHPEACIVTKLDEAVSLGPVISTLAEYQLPVAYFSDGQRVPEDIQPARAHNLVTRAVVRMKQSLPAFSDEMAELAMAGGTVDGRA, from the coding sequence ATGAAGATTAGACGCTACTTCGCCGAGGATATGCGCCAGGCCATCCGCAAGGTGCGCGAGGCCCAGGGTCCCGATGCGGTGATCCTGTCCAACCGCAAGGTGGACGGGGGCATCGAGGTGGTGGCCGCAGTGGACTACGACGAGGCGCTGCTGTGGCACGAAGACAAGGCCCCGCGGGCGGAAGACGCCGCGGAATCGCCGTCGCTCGAGCAGGCCCCGGCACGGCAGGAATCGGCCGGGCGGGAGACGGCTGCCGCGGCCGTGGAATGGAGCCAGGACCCGTCCATATCCGCTCTGCGCGAAGAGGTGCACTCCATCCGCGACATGTTGCAGAATCAACTGGCGGCCCTGGCCTGGGGCGACCTGGGGCGGCGCCGGCCCAGCCGCGCGGCGTTGCTGCGGCGGCTGTTGCAGATGGACTTGAGCCCCGAGCTCGCGCGCCGCGTGGCGGTGGAGACCGGGGAGGAGGATGGGGACGCGTCGCGACAGTGGAAGCGCGCCCTGGCCCTCATCGCCCAGCGCATTCGTACCAGCGGCGACAGCCTCGTGGACCGCGGCGGGGTGGCCGCCCTCATCGGTCCCACCGGCGTGGGCAAGACCACCACCGTGGCCAAGCTGGCGGCCCGTTACGCGCTCGCCAACGGACCGGACCAGGTGGGCCTCATCACCATGGACACCCACCGCGTGGGGGCCGCCGAACAACTGCGCAGCTATGGGCGCCTCATGGGTATCCCGGTGCGGGTGGCGCGTAATCGGGAAGAACTGGAGACCGCCATCAACGATCTCTACGAACGCCGTCTGGTGCTCATCGACACCGCCGGCATGGGCCAGCGTGATGCCCGGGTACGGGATCAACTGGCGGCACATTTCGAGGGTCTGGGTATGGTGCAGACATTGATGGTGCTGGCCGCCAGCAGCCAGTTGGCCGCCCTCAGGGAGAGCGTGAAGGCCTTCGGCGTGGCGCACCCCGAGGCCTGTATCGTGACCAAGCTGGACGAGGCCGTGTCCCTCGGGCCGGTGATCTCGACGCTGGCGGAGTACCAGCTGCCGGTGGCCTATTTCAGCGACGGCCAGCGTGTCCCCGAGGACATCCAGCCGGCCCGGGCCCACAATCTGGTGACGCGGGCGGTGGTGAGGATGAAGCAGTCCCTGCCCGCCTTTTCCGACGAGATGGCGGAGCTGGCCATGGCCGGGGGGACCGTCGATGGACGCGCCTGA
- a CDS encoding MinD/ParA family protein: protein MDAPELVAGQAAGLEGFGERRPVRVIAVTGAKGGVGKTNVSVNLAVAMARAGKRVMLMDADLGLANVDVLLGLQVRRNLSHVMDGECTLEEIMVEGPAGVQILPAASGVKRMVSLSTLEHAGLINAFSTLPAVPDVFIVDTAAGISDSVIRFTVAAQDVLVVVCDEPASITDAYALIKVLNRDHGQDHFHILANMVRSNQEGLQLFQKLVRVTERFLDVTLDFAGSVPYDDNLRRAVQKQLAVMEAFPRSPAAKAFEQVAGTVERWRRPQRSQGHLEFFVERLVQSGGF from the coding sequence ATGGACGCGCCTGAGTTGGTCGCCGGCCAAGCGGCGGGCCTCGAGGGCTTCGGTGAACGGCGGCCGGTACGGGTTATCGCCGTCACCGGCGCCAAGGGCGGTGTGGGCAAGACCAACGTGTCGGTGAACCTGGCGGTGGCCATGGCGCGGGCCGGCAAGCGGGTCATGCTCATGGATGCCGACCTCGGCCTGGCCAACGTGGATGTGCTGCTGGGTCTGCAGGTGAGGCGCAACCTGTCCCATGTGATGGACGGCGAGTGCACCCTCGAGGAGATCATGGTGGAGGGGCCGGCCGGGGTGCAGATCCTGCCGGCGGCCTCGGGGGTGAAACGGATGGTGTCCCTGTCCACCCTCGAACATGCCGGGCTCATCAACGCCTTCAGCACGCTGCCCGCGGTACCCGACGTGTTCATCGTGGATACCGCGGCCGGTATCTCCGACAGCGTCATCCGCTTCACCGTGGCCGCCCAGGATGTGCTGGTGGTGGTGTGTGACGAGCCGGCCTCCATTACCGACGCCTACGCCCTGATCAAGGTGTTGAACCGCGACCATGGCCAGGACCACTTCCATATCCTCGCCAACATGGTGCGCTCCAATCAGGAGGGCCTGCAGCTGTTCCAGAAGCTGGTGCGGGTGACGGAACGCTTTCTCGACGTGACCCTGGATTTCGCCGGCAGCGTTCCCTATGACGACAACCTGCGCCGGGCGGTACAGAAACAGCTCGCCGTGATGGAGGCCTTCCCCCGTAGCCCTGCCGCCAAGGCCTTCGAGCAGGTGGCGGGCACCGTCGAACGCTGGCGGCGGCCCCAGCGATCTCAGGGACACCTGGAATTCTTCGTGGAACGCCTCGTACAATCAGGGGGATTTTAA
- a CDS encoding RNA polymerase sigma factor FliA codes for MSGLAMYTEAQAGSHDELVTKYAPLVKRIAYHLMSRLPPSVQADDLIQAGMIGLLEASRNYDATQGASFETYAGIRIRGSMLDEIRKSDWTPRSLHRKVRQVSEAIRSIEGEAGRDARDTEVAERLGISISDYHHILQDASGHKIFSFEDLTVGEESITEGLGSRTVGPAESVEMDSFKECLADNISSLPERERLVMSMYYDEELNLREIGAVLGVSESRVCQIHGQALMRLKARMSDWREA; via the coding sequence ATGAGCGGTTTGGCTATGTACACGGAGGCCCAGGCGGGTTCCCATGATGAGCTGGTAACCAAGTACGCGCCTCTGGTGAAGCGCATCGCCTATCACCTCATGAGCCGGCTGCCGCCCAGCGTCCAGGCGGATGATCTCATCCAGGCCGGCATGATCGGCCTGCTCGAGGCCTCCCGTAATTACGATGCCACCCAGGGGGCGAGTTTCGAGACCTATGCCGGCATTCGGATCCGCGGCAGCATGCTCGACGAGATCCGCAAGAGCGACTGGACCCCCCGCTCCCTGCACCGCAAGGTGCGTCAGGTCAGCGAGGCCATTCGCAGCATCGAGGGCGAGGCGGGGCGGGACGCCCGGGACACGGAGGTAGCCGAGCGCCTCGGCATCTCCATCAGCGATTACCATCACATCCTGCAGGACGCCTCGGGCCACAAGATATTCAGCTTCGAGGATCTCACCGTGGGCGAAGAGTCCATCACCGAGGGCCTGGGGAGTCGGACCGTGGGCCCGGCGGAGTCGGTGGAAATGGACAGTTTCAAGGAATGCCTGGCGGATAACATCTCCTCCCTGCCGGAACGCGAACGCCTGGTGATGTCCATGTACTACGACGAAGAACTCAACCTGCGGGAGATCGGCGCGGTGCTGGGGGTCAGCGAATCCCGGGTGTGTCAGATCCACGGCCAGGCCCTGATGCGCCTCAAGGCCCGCATGAGCGACTGGCGGGAGGCCTGA
- a CDS encoding flagellar motor protein gives MDFLSIFGLALGIGAIIFGQALEGGHLHTLLNGPALVIVFGGTFGAIMLQAPAPTFMRALKILPWVFKPPAVAAQETIEKIVSWSQVARKEGLLGLEGMSEDEPDIFARKALQLMVDGNEPDTIRATMEVEMYTTEDRDIAAAKLYEGMGGYSPTIGIIGAVVGLIHVMGNLADPSALGSGIAAAFVATIYGVGLANLLFLPIGSKLKSYIQKQSQYRQMIIEGVIAIAEGENPMNIELRLRSYMI, from the coding sequence GTGGACTTTTTAAGCATATTCGGGCTGGCGCTCGGCATCGGGGCCATCATTTTCGGCCAGGCCCTGGAGGGCGGGCATCTCCATACCCTGCTCAACGGCCCCGCCCTGGTCATCGTCTTCGGCGGCACCTTCGGCGCCATCATGCTGCAGGCGCCGGCGCCCACCTTCATGCGCGCCCTCAAGATCCTGCCGTGGGTGTTCAAACCGCCGGCGGTGGCGGCCCAGGAGACCATCGAGAAGATCGTCTCCTGGAGCCAGGTGGCCAGAAAGGAGGGACTGCTCGGCCTCGAGGGCATGAGCGAGGACGAGCCGGACATCTTCGCCCGCAAGGCGCTGCAACTCATGGTGGATGGCAACGAGCCGGATACCATCCGAGCCACCATGGAGGTCGAGATGTATACCACCGAGGACCGGGATATCGCCGCCGCCAAGCTCTACGAGGGTATGGGTGGTTACAGCCCCACCATCGGCATCATCGGTGCCGTGGTGGGCCTCATTCACGTGATGGGCAATCTCGCCGATCCGAGCGCCCTGGGGTCGGGGATCGCGGCGGCCTTCGTGGCCACCATCTACGGCGTGGGGCTCGCGAATCTGCTATTTCTCCCCATCGGCAGCAAGCTCAAGAGTTACATCCAGAAACAGAGCCAATATCGCCAGATGATTATCGAGGGGGTGATCGCCATCGCCGAGGGTGAGAACCCCATGAATATCGAACTCAGGCTGCGGAGTTACATGATATGA
- the motD gene encoding flagellar motor protein MotD, translating into MKGRGRRPEEHENHERWLVSYADFITLLFAFFVVMYATSSVNEGKYRVLSDSLIAAFSGDTRSLSPIQIGEEVRVPVSEGQAPPTAVVSLDASVSNVAGHGPAEDGNERFKRDGDQVDESVDPQGPGAEMEAVEDLGERMREALSPLIDDDLVIVREMDDWLELEIKTSILFDSGSARLKGEAVDVLGEVATLLKQFPNPIQVEGFTDDVPINTPAYPSNWELSAARAASVVHLFMKYDVRPDRMMAIGYGEYRPIADNETADGRARNRRVVIVIPADEDTRKALDLRRLENLRQGGDGGPAPGAPPAAPG; encoded by the coding sequence ATGAAGGGCCGCGGACGACGCCCGGAGGAGCACGAGAACCACGAACGGTGGCTGGTCTCCTATGCGGACTTCATCACCCTGCTGTTCGCCTTCTTCGTGGTGATGTATGCCACATCGTCCGTTAACGAGGGCAAGTACCGGGTGCTGTCCGATTCCCTCATTGCAGCATTCTCCGGCGATACCCGTTCCCTGTCCCCCATCCAGATCGGTGAGGAGGTGCGGGTGCCGGTATCCGAGGGTCAGGCACCGCCCACCGCGGTGGTCAGCCTCGATGCCTCGGTCTCGAATGTCGCGGGCCACGGTCCCGCGGAGGATGGCAACGAGCGGTTCAAGCGCGATGGGGATCAGGTGGATGAGAGTGTGGATCCCCAGGGCCCCGGGGCCGAGATGGAGGCCGTGGAGGATCTAGGTGAACGCATGCGGGAGGCGTTGTCGCCCCTCATCGACGATGATCTGGTCATCGTCCGCGAGATGGACGACTGGCTTGAGTTGGAGATCAAGACCAGCATCCTGTTCGACAGCGGCAGCGCCCGTCTCAAGGGCGAGGCGGTGGACGTGCTGGGCGAGGTGGCGACCCTGCTGAAGCAGTTTCCCAATCCCATCCAGGTGGAAGGGTTCACCGACGATGTGCCCATCAACACACCGGCCTATCCTTCCAACTGGGAACTCTCGGCGGCCCGCGCCGCCAGCGTGGTGCACCTGTTCATGAAATACGACGTGAGGCCGGACCGCATGATGGCCATCGGCTATGGTGAGTATCGGCCCATCGCCGATAATGAGACCGCCGATGGACGGGCCAGGAACCGGCGCGTGGTGATCGTCATCCCCGCCGACGAGGACACCCGCAAGGCCCTCGATCTGCGGCGACTGGAGAATCTGCGCCAGGGCGGCGATGGCGGTCCGGCACCAGGCGCTCCGCCCGCCGCCCCGGGATGA